In one Eulemur rufifrons isolate Redbay chromosome 14, OSU_ERuf_1, whole genome shotgun sequence genomic region, the following are encoded:
- the LOC138394315 gene encoding putative protein T-ENOL isoform X2: MASTPTRSEEQKGSWQSQAVSSSSGGPKVSLSRSEEFLTRISTELADEALFLARCHMHTVPIKEKQTQDQGTQISRHVFFTKTRGTDTRACFKTPLLQLVKHQFWGDFWS, translated from the exons ATGGCGTCCACACCGACCAGGAGTGAGGAGCAAAAGGGCAGCTGGCAGTCTCAAGCTGTATCCTCCTCGAGTGGAGGCCCG AAGGTTTCATTATCCCGTTCTGAGGAATTCCTGACCCGGATCAGCACAGAACTCGCAGATGAGGCCTTGTTTTTGGCTCGCTGCCATATGCACACTGTGCCCATCAAGGAAAAGCAGACACAAGACCAAGGGACTCAGATTTCCAGACACG TGTTCTTCACCAAGACCCGAGGCACAGACACCCG AGCATGCTTCAAAACTCCTCTCTTGCAACTCGTTAAGCACCAGTTTTGGGGGGACTTCTGGTCATGA
- the LOC138394315 gene encoding putative protein T-ENOL isoform X1, translating into MASTPTRSEEQKGSWQSQAVSSSSGGPKVSLSRSEEFLTRISTELADEALFLARCHMHTVPIKEKQTQDQGTQISRHVFFTKTRGTDTRSDRNRTRTKAHLLPSPREKSMLQNSSLATR; encoded by the exons ATGGCGTCCACACCGACCAGGAGTGAGGAGCAAAAGGGCAGCTGGCAGTCTCAAGCTGTATCCTCCTCGAGTGGAGGCCCG AAGGTTTCATTATCCCGTTCTGAGGAATTCCTGACCCGGATCAGCACAGAACTCGCAGATGAGGCCTTGTTTTTGGCTCGCTGCCATATGCACACTGTGCCCATCAAGGAAAAGCAGACACAAGACCAAGGGACTCAGATTTCCAGACACG TGTTCTTCACCAAGACCCGAGGCACAGACACCCG CTCCGACAGAAACCGTACCCGCACCAAGGCacacctcctgccctcccctcgtGAAAAG AGCATGCTTCAAAACTCCTCTCTTGCAACTCGTTAA